A stretch of Pomacea canaliculata isolate SZHN2017 linkage group LG6, ASM307304v1, whole genome shotgun sequence DNA encodes these proteins:
- the LOC112566926 gene encoding uncharacterized protein LOC112566926: protein MNDTLQTSLSSGFNASNETTIIDTTIIHTTIVQSTGDGGEEALRITRLVCVGFIGLGLSIIGVPSNAVTCLVFARQRLRERMNLCLFCLALVDLGLMTLSLGYSFVAMLSYLEVLGFDEEHYYKAVLYALSSIYALRATSGCYNVVIAVERCICVMLPLHAAALIRTRSMGVLLAILPLLLQAGFLTLPLKFQLVQTEIMGTVQWRLIPSRLWLKNQFVFDFILYTVLSTTLPLVTFLIISVATLITVIKLKVSIKWRKNQTSTSQDANRHQTALTKVLVVVSLVYIITMLPFVGYIAGYLFEDQFSTFGRYAYLYMTFSSVVNVFPVVNCSFTFFIYYSRSTRFREDLSALLRGQKTLKPTQLSQKTVSVRKKTSL from the coding sequence TCCACACAACAATCGTGCAATCCACAGGAGACGGCGGTGAAGAGGCCTTAAGGATAACTCGTCTGGTCTGTGTCGGGTTTATCGGCCTTGGGCTGAGCATCATAGGAGTTCCCAGCAACGCGGTCACGTGCCTTGTGTTCGCGCGACAACGGTTGCGAGAGCGcatgaacctctgcctcttctgtcTGGCCTTGGTCGACCTCGGGCTCATGACTCTAAGTCTCGGCTACAGTTTCGTGGCCATGCTGAGTTACTTAGAAGTGTTGGGATTTGACGAGGAGCACTACTACAAGGCTGTTCTGTATGCACTCAGCTCCATCTACGCGCTGCGCGCCACATCCGGGTGCTACAACGTCGTCATCGCTGTCGAGCGCTGCATCTGCGTCATGTTGCCGCTGCACGCGGCCGCCCTCATCCGCACCAGAAGCATGGGCGTGCTGCTGGCCATCTTGCCGCTGCTGCTTCAGGCCGGCTTCCTCACCCTCCCGCTGAAATTTCAGCTTGTCCAAACTGAAATCATGGGTACCGTCCAATGGCGTCTGATTCCTTCCCGACTGTGGCTCAAAAACCAGTTTGTATTcgattttattttgtacaccGTCCTAAGCACGACTTTACCCCTCGTAACGTTTTTGATCATTTCTGTGGCGACTTTAATTACCGTTATCAAGCTGAAAGTATCaataaaatggagaaagaatCAGACCTCTACTAGTCAGGATGCCAATCGACACCAGACGGCGCTGACAAAGGTCCTTGTTGTCGTGTCTTTGGTGTACATCATTACCATGCTTCCCTTTGTAGGATACATCGCTGGCTATTTGTTTGAGGATCAGTTTTCTACCTTCGGTCGTTACGCATATCTCTACATGACCTTTAGCTCCGTCGTCAATGTTTTCCCCGTCGTCAACTGCTCCTTCACTTTCTTCATCTACTACAGTCGCTCCACGCGATTCAGGGAAGATCTGAGCGCTTTGTTGAGAGGTCAAAAAACGCTGAAGCCAACCCAGCTATCTCAAAAAACTGTTAGTGTCCGCAAGAAAACTTCATTATGA